From the genome of Vigna angularis cultivar LongXiaoDou No.4 chromosome 11, ASM1680809v1, whole genome shotgun sequence, one region includes:
- the LOC108320784 gene encoding glycosyltransferase BC10 — MFSTPFVLTFSLLLSLPILFFLAPRILPPKPHSLPISPSDELDDINLFNRAITLANSRASTASATNPSKFFHLSSKNPSLKIAFLFLTNTDLHFSPLWDLFFHDTPSNLFNIYIHADPSVNITRPLSPLFANKFIPSKRTFRASPTLISATRRLLATALLDDPANAYFALLSQHCVPLHSFTYTYHSLLVSPTFDSSDPESSRLGIRLKYKSFIEILSHAPRLWKRYSSRGRYALMPEVPFEKFRVGSQFFALTRRHALLVVKDRTLWRKFKIPCYRDDECYPEEHYFPTLLSMADPDGCTKYTLTRVNWTGTVNGHPYTYRPSEVSSELILRLRQSNNSESYLFARKFTPDCLEPLMRIAKSVIFKN, encoded by the coding sequence ATGTTCTCAACCCCATTTGTGTTAACCTTCTCCCTCCTCCTCTCCCTCCCAATCCTCTTCTTCCTCGCTCCTCGGATCCTTCCTCCCAAACCCCACTCTCTACCAATCTCCCCCTCCGACGAACTCGATGACATCAACCTCTTCAACCGCGCCATCACCCTCGCCAATTCCCGCGCCTCCACCGCCTCCGCCACCAACCCCTCCAAATTCTTCCACCTCTCATCCAAAAACCCCTCTCTCAAAATAGCCTTCCTTTTCCTCACAAACACCGATCTGCACTTCTCCCCCCTCTGGGACCTCTTCTTCCACGACACCCCGTCTAACCTCTTCAACATCTACATCCACGCCGACCCCTCCGTCAACATCACGCGCCCTCTCTCGCCGCTCTTCGCCAACAAATTCATCCCCTCCAAACGCACCTTCCGCGCCTCCCCCACCCTCATCTCCGCCACGCGCCGCCTCCTCGCCACTGCCCTCCTCGACGACCCCGCCAACGCCTACTTCGCCCTCCTCTCCCAGCACTGCGTCCCTCTCCACTCCTTCACCTACACCTACCACTCCCTCCTCGTCTCCCCCACCTTCGACTCCTCCGATCCCGAATCCTCCCGCCTCGGCATCCGCCTCAAGTACAAATCTTTCATCGAAATCCTCTCCCACGCTCCCAGGCTCTGGAAACGCTACTCCTCCCGCGGCCGCTACGCCTTGATGCCCGAAGTCCCCTTCGAAAAGTTCCGCGTCGGCTCCCAATTCTTCGCCCTCACGCGCCGCCACGCTCTCCTCGTCGTCAAGGACCGAACCCTCTGGAGGAAATTCAAGATCCCCTGTTACCGCGACGACGAATGCTACCCCGAGGAGCATTACTTTCCCACGCTCTTGTCCATGGCAGATCCTGATGGCTGCACCAAATACACGCTCACCAGAGTTAATTGGACCGGCACCGTCAACGGTCACCCCTATACTTACCGGCCTTCGGAAGTCTCGTCGGAACTAATTCTCCGGCTCCGCCAGTCCAATAATTCTGAGTCTTACCTATTCGCCAGGAAATTCACCCCGGATTGCTTGGAACCCTTGATGCGCATTGCCAAATCTGTCATCTTCAAGAATTGA